The sequence ATATGATTGTTGTGATtgttgtatgtatacatatctatgtatatgtattgttctaattttatgtaaaaatgatttggaatggAATGGAATTTGATTAGCAAAGCTGTTTTTTTACGACGCGTAAAAGCAATCGAAAGCCttagtcagtgtgggacttaAACGTCACAAGAAACAGCTCAAGTCGGACGGATCATCCTACAGGGATGCCGATTTGGTAATTATGCCTGGAGGACGTCGTCGTGAGCAATAAGTTCAATAGTCAGTTACATTCGTCTGCAGTTCTTCTTGCTCTACCGTAAGATTTATAATTGCGAACATTGATGAACCACTAGCAAAATAGGGGGATTAATAGTCAATTTTATCTCGGTAAGGTaactcattttaatatttttggttatAATCTGCTGTATTCTACTGTACTTTAGACGTCCCAAACATCTCACTCTCAAGTGCTGAAAATTTAAGGATTTGGCATCTTTGTAACTTTCAAAggagcaaaagaaaataaataataaataataagaaaataaatagataaaaaattaataaatataaataaataaatagaaaaaattattaaaaaaaaaatctaaaaaatgaaaataaatataaataaaactataaataaataaaataactttttttccaatttattaaattaaataaataaaaattataaatataaataaattataaaataaatataaataaatattggttgggttaggttaaataaatataaataattaaaaataattaataaataaatataaaaaaaaaatagaaaaaaaaaataagttaaggGGGGACACCACTGTGAACacgtgaaaattaagtgattttcattaattgttttttataagtagggatgattatttgaggatcggacaaattataatttatttaacatatattcaactatactgacacaatttttattaaaaaatattaaaaattacaattgttattaatattaatgcaataaCGTCACAAAATCCTGATGCACCCTGGTCGCCAcgatacagcggtgaaaaatcatctcaaaacaaaaaaccaaacaaattcttAATCTAtgcatcaatggctatcgtcgtacgaggcggttttttattattatttttctttttttttgagaaaatggtgcaggtttgaaaaatgagtttgtgtttttaccctttttctgtttgaaaaaatattaatttttggaatttttaaaaacggccgactgtagccaatacatgtacaaaaattaaaatcggttcataagtcttcgagaaatcgaggccaccgtgttcagaaaacgtttgagaaaaacgcgtttaaagtttttattagcCGTTGTAACTCCCTACCTGCTCTTATTGTATGGggtataacttcgtcaattttcaagattttaagatttttttacatacttttgaatatatctactttaagaaaatgcaaagaaaaaatcgatTCTTTTGAGAAATCACAGCAGTGCTCCCCCTTAATAAATTGAATATTAAttggtaaaaacaaataaatataaataaaaaaactaataagtaaataaatagaaaaaaaattaaaaagtaaatgaaaataaatataaataaccgtaaataaatatttattaatataaatataaataaataacaaaataaatataaataaataaatatacataggttaagttaggttaaataaatatgaataattaaaaaataataattaataaataaaaataaaaaaatagaaaaaataaaaacatattaaatttaaatagatgaaaataaataaatatcaataaattaaatataaataaatataaatagataaaaaataaagaaatataaataaaaataataaaaaatataaataagtaaataaatagaaaaacattaaataaataaaaaaataatataaataaccacaaataaataattataaagacaaataaataaaaaaataaatataaagaaataaataagtaaatatagattaggttaggttaaataaatataaataatttaaaaaaatttatatataaatgaaaataaaaataaatataaatacacaaaaaaaataaatataaatacataaaaataaataaataaaaataattaaaaacatttttgctgcTGAAGAACtgggccggatataaatctggggCATTTCGGTGACGCAGAACCACCTGTTACGACATTTTACAcactaagaaattttatttttattatttttttaatttttttatattgttttttattattatttttttatattttttatatttttaatattatttttttattattacttttgtttATTACTACTTTACTTACGAAAAAACAATGTCATTCAGATCATAACAATGAAAGAATTTATGGTTGAGTACATTCACTTAGGTgtacatgtacgtatgtatgtatgtgtgtatgcatttatttaaaaagaattgtaAATAATGCACTTAAGTCTAATGCACAAAGTTTGTGTACGATCAAATTTGAGAATTTGCTCCATTTACGAGCTAATTCACTTCGTCCCTTTCCCGCTTGTTTCTTGGGCATGGTTCATAACCCTGTATCAGCTGCCGATAAAGCTGTGCAACTTTGGTGTTCTTCTGGCATACGCTGCCACCACCGCGTACCAGTTGATCTTGCTGCCGATTGATGTCGCCCACACAAATCCAATCCGCACCACCAACGCGCCAACGCCAGAGCTTAAAGCCACTCTCCTGTGATACAGCCCATTTCGAATGATCAGAATGGGTGCTAAATGAGATTTGCAATGACTGTTCGGTGATTTCTTCTATGTTGAAGACTCTTGGGaggaaatattcaaaattatagtagtttgtgtgtgtgcatgaaaAAATATGCATCTTTCTACTCACTTCTCATTCTTCGTGCAATTCGTTGCTAAATTACCGCCACCATTGCGCCAGGTCTCCACTAGTAGGTTGACATCCAATTCTGGCGCAATGACATCCTCATACAATTCCGTTACAGCTTTGCCGCTTTTCGCAAACGATTTGAATTTCGTGCCATCAAGCGTCTCCAGTTTGACTTTATTCTGATAGGGCGCTTCCTTTTGCCACTTACCCTTCACCACTTGCTGCAAAATGGGAAAGCGCGCAAGCACCGCCTCCGGTGTGCGCGTATAGTAAATGAGTGGCACCATTAACCGTAACTGTGTGGCCACCTTATCCACCTCGGTGTCTTGCAAAGACATACAAAGAAAGCTCTGGCCGTAGCGTCCACCTGTGAGCGGGTATTTGTAAACTGGTATTTCTGGGTATCGAGGCACTGAGTGCACTAGCCATATTGCCGACTCGCCATCGGTGGCTAGCAAGCCCTTGGCGTGCGCCTTCGGTGTGCTTGAATTGCTGTTGGGCTTTTGGTCATTGTAGGCGATTACCAGCACGCTTTCGTCATCGAACAGTGGCTGCAGTAGCTTACCAGGCATGGATTCGGTTGAGGTGACTTCATGCGCTGACAAACGCCAGGCATCATAGTTACTGCTCGAGATGTAGAGATAGTTGAAACCGCTGCTATTGCGTCTCGCGCCGTACTGGGTGTGTATGCGCGGCAATTTGTACATGTATAACCTAGAAGTGGAGGGGGCAGGCGatgaaattgttttaatttgaaattagttGCATGCGTACTCACCAATCCACTGGCGCGCCATCTTCATCTTTACAAACTACTTTTGACGCTGCGCGCTTGGCCGCCAAGGTGCAGACGAAGGGCAGCAAAAGCAGTAGCAATACATTGCGACTCATTGCTGATATTCAATTAGTCGTGCGCTCAGAAATGACAGAAGCTTGCAAATGCTGTACTTAATCAAGGTAgaactgatttttttaaatttactttgcaATTTCTTAAAACTTCTCGACAGCTTTTCCAGCAGTGACCGCTCACAGCTGCTTTACGCTTCAAACTAAGATCTCCAACATCGCTAATTTCTATACAAAGACTTATCGCTTGAAACGTAATCGAGCAAATAATTATGAACAAAGGCTTGAAACCAGTGAATAGATAAGTGAATTGTGAGCCAATGTTGTGAGTCAAAATGAGTCACACAATGAGGCACCGCTGTTAAAGTGCGATAAGGCGCGCACGCATACATTGACAGACAAATATAGGTACATAAGTGCTTCccacatattttatttagatCGATACTTGTGATCCCCTGCTAGGTTTGATATTGGATTAGCTTATCAAATAGCGGGCCGATTCAAGTAGCCACATACAAGTGCACAGCATAAATCTTGATACCCTACCATTTCTAAgtacaattttaagaaaaatcacaCATTATTATAGATTCtgaaaaactttataaatataCATGAATAATAA comes from Anastrepha ludens isolate Willacy chromosome 3, idAnaLude1.1, whole genome shotgun sequence and encodes:
- the LOC128858812 gene encoding deoxyribonuclease-2-alpha, with amino-acid sequence MSRNVLLLLLLPFVCTLAAKRAASKVVCKDEDGAPVDWLYMYKLPRIHTQYGARRNSSGFNYLYISSSNYDAWRLSAHEVTSTESMPGKLLQPLFDDESVLVIAYNDQKPNSNSSTPKAHAKGLLATDGESAIWLVHSVPRYPEIPVYKYPLTGGRYGQSFLCMSLQDTEVDKVATQLRLMVPLIYYTRTPEAVLARFPILQQVVKGKWQKEAPYQNKVKLETLDGTKFKSFAKSGKAVTELYEDVIAPELDVNLLVETWRNGGGNLATNCTKNEKVFNIEEITEQSLQISFSTHSDHSKWAVSQESGFKLWRWRVGGADWICVGDINRQQDQLVRGGGSVCQKNTKVAQLYRQLIQGYEPCPRNKRERDEVN